A genomic window from Pecten maximus chromosome 4, xPecMax1.1, whole genome shotgun sequence includes:
- the LOC117325249 gene encoding galactosylceramide sulfotransferase-like, with translation MQDVDKTKDYSKCSEQTDIVFLKVHKAGSSTVSNILQRFGSSRKLNFVLPKKTSHEYGYNYIGEPGDSVYAENILPVPTGEQYNIMCNHVTYNSTAFRHIFPMNRFFYLSVIRTPLEHFLSVIRYYGYSKNSYIQNILSIRNGNPLSEYLKSPEDYEPIIPYFSYTNNRQSVDLGLPIDAIGNVSAIRAYVDIIRRDFDFVMLLEYFDESLIYLKRKLCWSYKDIIYHPKNSRWNNEKHTLSVQDLDRLRWWNSADYILYEELHGDFWEKIRNAGADFFDEVLHFKRITEMVRLYCANVDVTDDLEVKASRWEANFTITAVDCLMLGLDELQFLDKIYFENYGIVQTKPI, from the coding sequence atgcAAGATGTTGACAAAACCAAAGATTACTCCAAATGTTCAGAACAAACGGATATCGTTTTTCTTAAAGTTCACAAAGCCGGAAGTTCAACAGTATCTAACATTCTACAAAGATTCGGTTCATCACGAAAGCTAAATTTTGTTCTTCCAAAGAAAACATCACATGAATATGGATACAATTACATAGGTGAACCCGGGGATTCCGTTTACGCTGAAAACATTCTACCCGTGCCGACAGGTGAACAATACAACATCATGTGTAATCACGTGACGTACAATAGCACAGCCTTCAGGCATATATTCCCAATGAATCGCTTTTTCTATTTGTCTGTTATACGTACACCTCTGGAACACTTTCTGTCGGTAATTCGGTATTACGGATATTCAAAAAATAgctatatacagaatatattatcaatccgaaatggaaatcccttATCGGAATATTTAAAATCGCCTGAGGATTATGAACCAATTATTCCGTATTTTTCTTACACCAACAATAGACAAAGTGTGGATTTGGGCCTGCCGATAGACGCCATTGGTAATGTGTCAGCAATCCGTGCTTATGTTGACATCATTCGGAGAGATTTTGATTTCGTTATGCTTTTAGAATACTTTGACGAATCATTGATTTATCTTAAAAGAAAGCTGTGTTGGTCCTACAAGGATATCATCTACCATCCTAAGAATAGCCGATGGAATAATGAGAAACATACATTATCCGTACAGGATCTAGATCGATTACGATGGTGGAACAGTGCCGATTATATACTATATGAAGAATTACACGGGGACTTCTGGGAAAAAATAAGAAATGCCGGAGCAGACTTTTTTGACGAAGTTCTACATTTCAAGCGTATTACTGAAATGGTTAGGCTATATTGCGCGAACGTTGACGTCACCGATGACCTAGAGGTCAAGGCATCAAGGTGGGAGGCGAACTTCACTATCACAGCTGTAGACTGCCTTATGCTGGGACTTGATGAGCTTCAGTTTCTCgataagatatattttgaaaactaTGGAATTGTTCAAACCAAACCTATATAG